GACATCGCCGCCCAGTTGGTGATCTACGCGCGCGGCGCCGCGCCGACCCTGGCCTACCAGGTCTCGCTGACCGGCCAGCGCAGCGACCAGTCGCCGGGCAACCTGTCCTATTACCTGGACGCGCGCAACGGCAAGCTGCTGCAGGAAGACGATCACTTCCACACCGCCGCGGCCACCGGCACCGGCCGCAGCCTGACCCTGGGCAACGTGTCCATCGTCACCAACTCGGTCAGCGGCGGCTACCAGATGACCGACCCCTCGCGCGGCAACGGCCAGACCCTGGACGCGCGCAACCGCAGCAGCACCTCCGGCGCCACGGTGTTCAGCGACAGCGACAACACCTGGGGCAACAACACGGTCGGCGACCGCGCCTCGGCCGCCGCCGACGCGCACTACGGCGTGGCGGCCACGTTCGACTATTTCAAGAACACCCACGGCCGCAACGGTATCGGCAACAACGGCAACGGCGTGCGCAGCTATGTGCACTGGGGCAGCAACTACGTCAACGCCGGCTGGAACGGTTCGTACATGGTCTACGGCGATGGCGACGGCGTGACCTATAAGCCGCTGGTGGCGCTGGACGTGGCCGGCCACGAAATGGCCCACGGCGTGACCGGCGCGACCGCGCGGCTGGGCTACTACAACGTCAAGGACGCCGGCGGCCTCAACGAGTCCACCTCGGACATCTTCGGCACCCTGGTGGAATACGGCGTGGCCAACAGCAACGATCCGGGCGACTTCCTGATCGGCGAGGAGATCTACATCAGCAACCCGGGCGACACCAAGGCCCTGCGCCTGATGTTCAAGCAGGACGCCGACGGCAAGTCCTTCGCCTGCTATCCCGCCGGCGGTTTCAGCGCGAGCCTCGCCTATGCGCGCGGCCCGCACGATCCGCACCAGACCTCGGGCGTGGGCAACCGCTTCTTCTACCTGCTTGCGCAGGGCGCGGTGGCGGCACCGGGCTTCAGCTACACCCCGGCGCAGCTGGTCTGCAACGGCGACACCGGCATCGTCGGCATCGGCCGGACCAAGGCCGGCGCGATCTGGTACCGCGCGCTGACCCGCTACTTCGTCTCCAGCACCACCTATCCGCAGGCGCGCACGGGCACGCTGCAGGCGGCGGCGGATTTGTACGGCAATGGGTCGGCGGAGTATCAGGCGGTGGCTAGGGCCTGGTCGGCGGTGCAGGTGAACTGACCGATTCCTCACCGCCTTTGAGCTCCCCCCTTTGTTGCGGGGGGCTGGGGGGATTTGCTGTTGCTGTCGCGAAAAGCAAATCCCCCTCAATCCCCCTTTTCCAAAGGGGGAGGCTAAAAGCAAAGGGGGAAGTATCGAGCATCAAGCCCTCACCCACTCCGGCCGCCGCGCATACGTAAACCATCGCCACAGCCACTCCACCGGTCCATAGCGGAAACGCAAGAACCATAGCCGCGCGAACGCGAGCTGCAACGCGAACAACACGCACACGCCCAGCACCTGCACCGCCCGCGGCACCTGCCCCCACCAGCCCAGCCCGTAGCCGTAGAACACCAGCGTGCCGATCAGCGACTGCATCAGGTACAGGGTCAGCGCCATGCGCCCGGCCGGGGCGAACCACAGCGGCCAACGCGCGCCGCGCTGCAGCGCGCCGACGATCCAGGCCAGGTAGGCCAGCGACATCAGCGGCGCGCCGGCCATCTGCAGGGTCGCGGCGAACAGGTCGCTGCCGCGCACGCCCGGCCCGACCAGGATCGGCTCGCTGTCCACCGCCATGCCGGCCAGGGTGATCGCCAGGCCCAACGGACCGGCGCCCCACAGCAGCCAGCGATACAGGCGCGGGTGGCTCTCGGGCTCGGCGATCGCGCCGCTGCGCACGAACCAGCTGCCGACCGCGAACAGACCCCAGGCCATCGGTACGAACACGATCAGCGTGGCCAGGGTCTGTTCGTAGAAGTAACGCAGCCGCATCATCGTGGCCTGGGCATAACTGCCTTGGGCATAGGCGGCGATCTCGTCCTTGCGCAAGCTCAAGTCGGCCGATGCGTCGGACGCGGCGGCCATGATGCTGCCGGCGAAAGCCATGGCGACGGAGGCCAGCAGCAGCATCATCACCAAGCTCAGGTGGGTGAGCAGGCCGATCGGCCACAACGCGCCCAGCGGCGCATGGCGCAGGGCCAGCAAGCCGAACGCGGCCAGCGCGTAGCAAACCAGCACGTCGCCCGACCACAGCAGGATCGCGTGCAGCAGGCCGATCGCCAGCAGGCCCAGGCTGCGGCGCAGGTAGATCGGGCCGAACGCGGCGCCGGCCGCCTGCGCGCGCTGGCTCATGACCGCGAAGCCCATGCCGAACAGCAGCGCGAACAGGGTCCAGAACTTGCCCTGCACGAACAGATACACGAAACCGTCGGCGAGGCGGTCGGCCAGGCCCTGGCCGGGGTCGATGCCGCTGCCGGCGTCGAGCATGGACGTGGTGAACGATTCCACGTTCATCAGCCAGATGCCGAGCAGGGCGATGCCGCGCACCGCGTCCAGGGCGTGCAGGCGGTCGGCGGCGGGCAGCGGCGAGAAGGCGGTCATGCGGGCGTCCGTGGCGGGCGGGTGCGGACGATGTAGCCGCAGTCGCCAGCGATAACGCAAGGACGGAAGGTCACCCCACCCGCGCGGACGGCGAAAACGCGAACGGCCCGCATCGCGCGGGCCGTTCGGGGTACTGCGTGGAGCGTGCGGCTTAGTGGTGGTGGCCGCCGTCGCCGTGCACGTGGCCGTGCTCGATCTCTTCCGGGCTGGCCTCGCGCACGTCGACGATCTCAACGGCGAAGTGCAGGTCCTTGCCGGCCATCGGGTGGTTCAGGTCCACGTCGACCACGCTCATGCCCACCTTCAGGATGGTCACCGCGCGCGGGCCGAAGTTGGTCGGCAGCACGGCCTGCATGCCCGGCTCCAGGCGCGCGTCCTTGAAGTACTTCTTCGGCACGCGCTGGGTCAGGCCTTCCTGGCGCACGCCGTAGGCGTCGGCCGCGGCCACGTCGGCCTCGAACTTGTCACCGGCCTCGCGGCCGTCCATCGCCGTTTCCAGGCCCGGGATGATGTTGCCGTGGCCGATCAGGATCGCCAGCGGATCGCGGCCTTCCGAGCTCTCCAGCGGCTCCTGGCCGGCTTCGGAGACGGTGTAATGGAAACGGACGACGCGATCTTTCTCGATTTTCATTGCGGGACTCGGCTGGCGGCCGCCGGCGGCGGCGCGGATAGGAATTGCGCGGCATCGGCACGGGCGCCGGCGTCGCGAAGGCTTGTCGTCGTAGGCGGCAGCCGCCAAGCTGACGGCCATGACGAAGGCCGCGCATTATCCCGGCAACACCGCCCCCGCGCCAGCGCGCGGCCGTTCGCTGCGCTCCGGCGCGCGCTGGCTGGTCCTGGCCGGCGCCTGCGCCGTGCTGCTGGCGGCCTGCGGCGGCGGCCGCGAGAGCGTGCGCCGGCCCGCGCCGAAAGCGCCGCTGCGCAGCTGGCCGGTGGTGGAGCCGGCCGACCCGGCCGCGGCCAACGCCGTGCTCATGCGCGCCCTGAGCCTGGTCGGCACGCCCTACCGCTACGGCGGCAACACCCCCGACAGCGGCTTCGACTGCTCCGGTCTGGTCAACTACGTCTACCGCGACATGCTGGCGCTGAACCTGCCGCGCACCTCCCGCGACCTGGCCGGCTACCAGGGCCCCAAGATCGCCCCGGAGCGGCTGGCGGCGGCCGATCTGGTGTTTTTCGCCAGCGGTGGCACCGTCACCCATGTCGGTATCTATGTCGGCGAAGGCCGCTTCGTCCACGCCCCCAGCAGCGGCGGCACGGTCCGCCTGGACCACCTGGACGGCCCCTACTGGCGCGATCACTACAGCGGCGCCAAGCGCGTGCTGAAGTAGGCTGCGGACAAAAATGTGAGCAAAATCACGCGCTTGTTAACGAGCTGCTAACGAAATTTGAACCATCTGTTGCGCTTCGGCAGGCATGATCGCCCGGTGACGACTTAGTGATGACCGCGTGACGACCCAGCTTTCCTGCCAAGGCCGCCCAGCAGCCACCACCGCCTCCCGCCTCCCGCGGGCCGCATTCCGCATTTCCCTAGCCCTCGCGCTGGCCGCCCTGGCCCTGCCCGCGATGGCCCAGGAACAGCCTTCCGCCTCGGCCAGCCTGGCCGGCGGCTCGGCCCTGAGCAGCGATTCGGCCGACGCCCTGGCTCCGGCCGCGCGCAGCCTGCTGCCCGAGGCCATGACCCTGCCCGACCGCGCCCTGCTGCTGGCCACCGACCTGAACCGCCTGCTGGCGCCATCCTCGGCCACCGGCGAGATCAAGCCCGGCGCCGCCCCGGCCGGCGAAGGCCGGATCAAGGGCATGCTGCAGCGCGCCCTGGCCCTGCTGGGCACGCCCTACCGCTGGGGCGGCAACAGCCCCGAGAAGGGTTTCGACTGCAGCGGCCTGGTCGGCTACGTGTTCCGCAACGCCCTGGGCATCGAGCTGCCGCGCGTCTCGCGCGAGATGGCCAAGACCGGCGAACTGATCCGCGACCGCGACGAACTCAGCGAAGGCGATCTGGTGTTCTTCGGCCGCAAGGGCCGGGTCGACCACGTCGGCATCTACCTGGGCGAAGGCCGCTTCGTGCACGCCCCGCGCACCGGCAAGGACGTGACCGTGTCCAGCCTGGACACCGGCTACTGGAGCGGCAAGTTCATGGAAGCGCGCCGGGTCGAAGGGATCTGAGGCTTCGCGCCGTAACTCATAGAGAAGGCCGCCTCCGGGCGGCCTTTTGCTTTTGGCCTGTCATCCCCGCGAAGGCGGGGATCCAGGGCTTCATCCAGGCATGACTCTGAAGTCTCTGGATCCCCGCTTTCGCGGGGATGACAAGCAAGAGCACACGCCACGTCCCTCAGCCGTCATTCCCGCGAACGCGGGAATCTAGGGCTTCATCCAGGCATGACTCTGAAGGCTCTGGATTGCCGCCTTCGCGGGGATGACGAGCGGAAGCTGCGGCGCTTCTCGCTCTTGCTCGTCATTCCCGCGAACGCGGGAATCCAGGGCTACATCCAGGCATGACTCTGAAGTCTCTGGATCCCCGCCTTCGCGGGGATGACGAGCAAAAGCAGATGCCGAAGCCCTCAGCCGTCGTTCCCGCGAACGCGGGAACCCAGGGCTTCATCCAGGCATGACTCTGAAATCTCTCTTTCCGGCCATCGGGCACAGCCCGATGGCGCAGCGCAATCGAGCCCTAGCGCTCGATCAGAATCAGCTTGCCGGTCTTGGGATCGCGATACACCTGCCCCACCGCCTCATAGCCGGCGCCGGCCTGTTGCTCGCCCTGCAACGGGCGCTCGATCGTGCGGCCGCGTTCGACCGGCGCCGGCACGCGCTGCTGCGCGACCGCGCCGATCGCCGCCAACAGGCCGCAGGCGAACACCAGCATCACGTCGACCAGGTTGACCAAGCTGGCGCGCGGGTCCTCGTCGTCGTGGTCGAAGCGGGTGCGCAGGCGGGCGGCCGCGCGGCTGCGGCGCGGCGGGCTCATGCGGCGGCCTCCATGCGTTCCAGCAGTTCCTCGTACCAGCGCTTGCGCAGCCGGCCGATCCACAGGCCGGCGATGCCGGCCAGCAGGCCCAGCACGGTGGCGTCGAAGGCCACGGTGACCGCGCTGGCCAGCTGCGCCGGATCGCCCTGTCCCAGCGCGGCCAGACCCGGGCCCAGCGGAATGATGGTGGCCATCAGGCCCAGCATCGGCGGCACCCGCGCGAGCAGGTCGCAACGCTCGATGCGGCGGCGCGCCAGCCGCGCCACCGCCTCGATGTCGCCGCTGCGCTGCAGCCGGCGCAGACCCAGCCAGCGCTCGCCCAGGGCCAGGCCGGCCTCGACCAGGGCCAATGCGCAGGCG
The sequence above is a segment of the Lysobacter silvisoli genome. Coding sequences within it:
- a CDS encoding M4 family metallopeptidase, whose amino-acid sequence is MFASTSPEEADASPAADRARGLLAGAAARQVHRVPGDGFVARDVLVDRDGTEHVRMDRRYQDLPVIGGDMVVHSRNGRVLSITQAEGMRSDARPQLKPGIDADRALLEAGSLFDGRIDDIAAQLVIYARGAAPTLAYQVSLTGQRSDQSPGNLSYYLDARNGKLLQEDDHFHTAAATGTGRSLTLGNVSIVTNSVSGGYQMTDPSRGNGQTLDARNRSSTSGATVFSDSDNTWGNNTVGDRASAAADAHYGVAATFDYFKNTHGRNGIGNNGNGVRSYVHWGSNYVNAGWNGSYMVYGDGDGVTYKPLVALDVAGHEMAHGVTGATARLGYYNVKDAGGLNESTSDIFGTLVEYGVANSNDPGDFLIGEEIYISNPGDTKALRLMFKQDADGKSFACYPAGGFSASLAYARGPHDPHQTSGVGNRFFYLLAQGAVAAPGFSYTPAQLVCNGDTGIVGIGRTKAGAIWYRALTRYFVSSTTYPQARTGTLQAAADLYGNGSAEYQAVARAWSAVQVN
- a CDS encoding DUF418 domain-containing protein → MTAFSPLPAADRLHALDAVRGIALLGIWLMNVESFTTSMLDAGSGIDPGQGLADRLADGFVYLFVQGKFWTLFALLFGMGFAVMSQRAQAAGAAFGPIYLRRSLGLLAIGLLHAILLWSGDVLVCYALAAFGLLALRHAPLGALWPIGLLTHLSLVMMLLLASVAMAFAGSIMAAASDASADLSLRKDEIAAYAQGSYAQATMMRLRYFYEQTLATLIVFVPMAWGLFAVGSWFVRSGAIAEPESHPRLYRWLLWGAGPLGLAITLAGMAVDSEPILVGPGVRGSDLFAATLQMAGAPLMSLAYLAWIVGALQRGARWPLWFAPAGRMALTLYLMQSLIGTLVFYGYGLGWWGQVPRAVQVLGVCVLFALQLAFARLWFLRFRYGPVEWLWRWFTYARRPEWVRA
- a CDS encoding FKBP-type peptidyl-prolyl cis-trans isomerase, which codes for MKIEKDRVVRFHYTVSEAGQEPLESSEGRDPLAILIGHGNIIPGLETAMDGREAGDKFEADVAAADAYGVRQEGLTQRVPKKYFKDARLEPGMQAVLPTNFGPRAVTILKVGMSVVDVDLNHPMAGKDLHFAVEIVDVREASPEEIEHGHVHGDGGHHH
- a CDS encoding C40 family peptidase, whose amino-acid sequence is MTKAAHYPGNTAPAPARGRSLRSGARWLVLAGACAVLLAACGGGRESVRRPAPKAPLRSWPVVEPADPAAANAVLMRALSLVGTPYRYGGNTPDSGFDCSGLVNYVYRDMLALNLPRTSRDLAGYQGPKIAPERLAAADLVFFASGGTVTHVGIYVGEGRFVHAPSSGGTVRLDHLDGPYWRDHYSGAKRVLK
- a CDS encoding C40 family peptidase, with translation MAQEQPSASASLAGGSALSSDSADALAPAARSLLPEAMTLPDRALLLATDLNRLLAPSSATGEIKPGAAPAGEGRIKGMLQRALALLGTPYRWGGNSPEKGFDCSGLVGYVFRNALGIELPRVSREMAKTGELIRDRDELSEGDLVFFGRKGRVDHVGIYLGEGRFVHAPRTGKDVTVSSLDTGYWSGKFMEARRVEGI
- a CDS encoding DUF2149 domain-containing protein, giving the protein MSPPRRSRAAARLRTRFDHDDEDPRASLVNLVDVMLVFACGLLAAIGAVAQQRVPAPVERGRTIERPLQGEQQAGAGYEAVGQVYRDPKTGKLILIER
- a CDS encoding MotA/TolQ/ExbB proton channel family protein gives rise to the protein MEGWIHFDTLHRLIALLLPAVLAILLAACALALVEAGLALGERWLGLRRLQRSGDIEAVARLARRRIERCDLLARVPPMLGLMATIIPLGPGLAALGQGDPAQLASAVTVAFDATVLGLLAGIAGLWIGRLRKRWYEELLERMEAAA